A DNA window from Pseudomonadota bacterium contains the following coding sequences:
- the secB gene encoding protein-export chaperone SecB has product MAEEQGPTNGQPGAAAAGQATGPQLVVQRIYMKDCSFESPSAPGIFSGEWDPRMDLNIGASSKSLGEDHYEVTLTVTVEAKKDDKVAFLCEIHQAGVFMIRGFNEEDSRRVLNASCPNVIFPYAREAVCDLVTRGGFPQLLLQPVNFDTLYQRHAAEMQQPSAPGQPS; this is encoded by the coding sequence ATGGCAGAAGAACAAGGCCCGACGAACGGCCAACCGGGCGCCGCCGCAGCAGGCCAGGCCACCGGTCCCCAGCTGGTCGTCCAGCGCATTTACATGAAGGACTGCTCCTTCGAGTCGCCGTCCGCCCCCGGGATCTTCTCCGGGGAGTGGGATCCGCGCATGGACCTGAACATCGGCGCGAGCAGCAAATCCCTCGGCGAGGACCATTACGAAGTCACCCTGACCGTGACCGTAGAGGCCAAGAAGGACGACAAGGTTGCCTTCCTTTGCGAGATCCACCAGGCCGGCGTGTTCATGATCCGCGGCTTCAACGAAGAGGACTCGCGTCGCGTGCTCAACGCGAGCTGCCCCAACGTGATCTTCCCGTACGCCCGCGAGGCGGTGTGCGATCTGGTCACGCGCGGTGGCTTCCCCCAGCTGCTGCTGCAGCCGGTCAACTTCGACACCCTGTATCAACGCCACGCTGCCGAGATGCAGCAGCCAAGCGCACCCGGGCAGCCGTCCTAG